A single genomic interval of Falsibacillus albus harbors:
- a CDS encoding aldehyde dehydrogenase family protein: MQITKKNTLLVVNPATGETFEEIEETGPDQTEQYYHKSRKAQASWGKMSIEERMVFFRKLRLYMVENMREIAEVISKDTGKVLTEAITADVMPTIDAIVHIEKRARKVLSPQKVSTPLLLIGKKSYVEYMPRGVVLVISPWNYPLNLAMVPVLSALAGGNAVILKPSEITPLVGKLIGELFNKVEFPQDIVQIAQGGKKVGEAFTQGDPDYIFFTGSVSTGKKIAEAAAKKLIPTTLELGGKDPMIVFSDAHLKRAAKGAVWGAFTNSGQVCMSTERLYVEEAVYSQFLSLVKEEANSIKRGIEKDADLGSMTYIGQKKIIQHQLNDALEQGARLAVGTPPEKWVNGMFIPLMILTDVTEEMDIMKEETFGPVLPIVKFTTEEEVVEKANSTQYGLNASVWTADLKKARRISRRLISGSVVINDVITSVANHHLPFGGTKNSGIGRYHGDAGLRVFCHEKSILMDKGRKRTEVQWFPYQGKYERFVSLFQNYFGKKRNWMKFAKDYLSLLKK; the protein is encoded by the coding sequence ATGCAAATCACAAAGAAAAATACATTGCTTGTCGTCAATCCGGCGACAGGAGAAACATTTGAAGAGATAGAAGAAACCGGACCTGATCAGACAGAGCAATATTATCACAAGAGCCGTAAAGCACAAGCAAGCTGGGGGAAAATGAGTATAGAGGAGAGGATGGTATTTTTCCGAAAGCTTAGGCTCTATATGGTCGAAAATATGAGAGAAATAGCAGAAGTCATTTCAAAAGATACAGGGAAAGTATTGACAGAGGCAATTACGGCTGATGTCATGCCTACCATTGATGCAATCGTGCATATTGAAAAGCGGGCAAGAAAAGTGCTGAGTCCCCAAAAAGTCTCGACGCCATTACTGCTAATCGGTAAAAAATCATACGTTGAATATATGCCGCGTGGTGTTGTCCTTGTCATTTCTCCATGGAACTATCCTCTAAACCTGGCAATGGTTCCGGTTTTAAGCGCATTGGCAGGGGGGAATGCAGTCATTTTAAAACCATCCGAGATCACTCCACTGGTTGGAAAGCTGATTGGAGAGCTATTCAATAAGGTTGAATTTCCTCAGGACATTGTCCAAATTGCCCAAGGAGGAAAAAAAGTAGGGGAGGCATTTACGCAAGGCGATCCTGACTACATTTTTTTTACTGGATCTGTTTCGACAGGAAAAAAAATCGCCGAAGCAGCAGCAAAAAAGCTTATCCCTACAACACTGGAGCTAGGCGGGAAAGATCCGATGATCGTCTTTTCCGACGCACATTTAAAAAGGGCGGCAAAAGGAGCAGTTTGGGGGGCGTTTACAAACAGCGGCCAAGTATGTATGAGTACAGAACGACTCTATGTCGAAGAGGCGGTCTATTCTCAATTCTTATCGTTGGTTAAAGAAGAAGCTAATTCGATCAAACGAGGAATTGAAAAAGATGCTGATCTCGGATCGATGACATATATAGGACAAAAGAAGATCATTCAACATCAATTGAATGACGCACTCGAACAAGGAGCACGACTGGCTGTCGGGACCCCCCCTGAAAAATGGGTCAATGGTATGTTCATTCCCCTCATGATATTAACTGATGTCACGGAAGAAATGGATATAATGAAAGAGGAAACTTTCGGCCCTGTCCTTCCGATTGTGAAATTTACTACTGAGGAAGAAGTTGTGGAAAAAGCCAATTCCACACAGTATGGCTTAAATGCAAGTGTGTGGACTGCAGACTTGAAAAAAGCTAGAAGGATCAGCAGGCGCCTGATATCAGGGTCTGTCGTCATAAATGATGTCATTACTTCTGTCGCAAATCATCACCTGCCATTCGGAGGAACCAAAAACAGCGGAATCGGAAGATATCACGGGGACGCCGGCCTTCGGGTCTTTTGTCATGAAAAATCAATCTTGATGGATAAAGGTAGGAAGCGTACAGAAGTACAATGGTTCCCATATCAAGGGAAATACGAACGCTTTGTTTCACTCTTCCAGAATTATTTTGGAAAAAAAAGAAACTGGATGAAGTTTGCCAAAGACTATTTAAGTTTATTGAAAAAATGA
- a CDS encoding SDR family oxidoreductase, producing MEKCGSYFITGFPGFLSAKLIEGIFKRDKNSRVNLLYIASMSVRARREREELINSLGLEDSQIKLFQGDITKEQMGLNKDAWELLTEETAYVWHLAAIYDLAVERNLAYEINVVGTKNVNTFAESCVNIIRYIYFSTAYVAGKRTGKLKEDELIKPVAFHNFYEETKYEAETMVEALKEDVPITIIRPGIVKGDSSTGETKKFDGPYFIMNMLFRLRYLPFIPSIKGSKAVVNLVPVDYVIKAVLYLSHEPVGLNRTYHLTDPKPYDVSAVYTEMMKQLIQRKPFGSIPIKLLSIILSQSSIRRFLGVEKEALDYFIWEGHFDCSNTLEDLNGTDIICPDLMQGLPNMVHFYLNNKDRQEYHINIQ from the coding sequence ATGGAGAAATGCGGCTCATATTTTATTACTGGCTTTCCGGGTTTTTTAAGTGCCAAGCTGATTGAAGGCATCTTTAAGCGTGATAAAAATTCACGCGTGAATTTATTATATATAGCATCCATGAGTGTCAGGGCAAGGCGAGAGAGAGAGGAACTGATTAACTCTCTCGGGTTGGAGGATTCACAAATAAAATTATTTCAGGGAGACATCACGAAAGAGCAGATGGGGCTGAACAAAGACGCATGGGAGCTGCTAACAGAAGAAACAGCGTATGTCTGGCATTTGGCAGCCATTTATGACCTGGCAGTCGAAAGGAATCTTGCTTATGAGATAAATGTAGTGGGGACTAAAAATGTAAATACTTTTGCTGAAAGCTGTGTGAATATTATAAGATATATTTATTTTAGCACTGCATATGTTGCTGGAAAAAGGACAGGAAAGCTAAAAGAAGATGAATTGATTAAACCAGTGGCCTTTCACAATTTTTATGAAGAAACGAAGTATGAAGCAGAAACAATGGTAGAGGCATTGAAAGAAGATGTTCCCATCACCATCATCCGACCTGGAATCGTCAAGGGAGACTCATCAACGGGGGAAACGAAAAAATTTGATGGACCTTATTTCATCATGAATATGTTATTTCGATTAAGATACCTTCCGTTTATACCATCAATAAAAGGAAGCAAAGCGGTGGTAAATTTAGTTCCGGTCGATTATGTAATCAAAGCGGTCCTTTATCTTAGCCATGAGCCGGTTGGATTGAATAGGACATACCATCTGACAGATCCAAAACCGTATGATGTATCAGCTGTTTACACAGAAATGATGAAGCAGCTGATACAAAGGAAGCCATTTGGTTCCATTCCAATAAAGCTATTAAGCATTATCCTAAGTCAATCTTCGATTCGCAGATTTTTGGGTGTGGAAAAGGAAGCATTGGATTATTTTATATGGGAAGGTCATTTTGATTGTTCGAATACTTTGGAAGACTTGAATGGAACAGACATCATTTGTCCGGATTTGATGCAGGGTCTCCCTAACATGGTTCATTTTTATTTAAATAATAAAGATCGTCAAGAATATCATATCAATATTCAATGA
- a CDS encoding efflux RND transporter permease subunit, whose amino-acid sequence MKLSNFSIRRPVFTIVTMFLILILGTVSLLKIPLKLIPDINPPVGVVVASYPGASPAEVVEKVTKPLEQSLSTLPGIKKIRSTSQEGSNFILLEFSWSTSIDGIENDVLQRINQTPIPEDVEQPKFLKFDPSQFPIIQLSLRSETDEKDLKKLSEKLKQELTKVKGVANVNVSGSFVDQINVQLDQEKLKKYKLSQTDVVNTIQSNNISMPGDTVLTNGKELTTRVISSLHGTDDIKKLVLSINPLTGKKIRIEDVASVDLGNKDERTITRSNQKSSLLLSVLQESDANTADVSKEFQGQLARLLKEKRYEGIKSDILFDQGDYIQQAIGNIASSLIVGGLFAMLVLFLFLRNIKSPLIIGVAIPYSVIVTFVLMYFSHFALNIMTLGALALGIGMLVDNAIVVIENIYRHLSMGKDPKKASMDGAKEVGGAITASTLTTIAVFLPVVFITGLIGQLFTQFALTISFSLFASLIVALTVIPMLASRLLKTPKGDPEARRRRSKGMNLLDRSIRWSLNHRKTVLGLSTILLLAGTLCLTKVGMEFLPATDEGTFTIGVKLENGTSLSETNKVVQSIEGQLKKEKDVDVYVSLVGSTQEDAFRGSGSTNEAEIYIKMKPLSKRNRSVFKFVDDMKGKLKDAAAKVNPSSEITYNLQSSSGTSPQTLTFSVQDTDSKRLNNTVQKIYDSLEGTKDINDISTDQMERVKEIQIDIKRDEALKAGMAPVQIAKMVNDITRGKIATQIISNSSDVYGVFVKYDSKITRNLEQLKKLQLKKPDGQFIALNQLADITIGDGPVKIERIDQQNAVQFTIKYDSKTNLGSISNVVDNKIAQLNLPGETEITFSGDRQLLDDSIDDMLLAIGLAIVLVYIVMAAQFESYKYPFVIMFTVPLMIIGVGAALYATGTSISVSSIIGVIVLAGIVVNNAIVIVEYINQRKEEGMDSYEAIVLSVKDRARPILMTALTTILGLVPLALGIGEGTEINQPMGITVIGGLVSSTFLTLFIIPVVYSYFDKSLRKKYRWNRKSSSL is encoded by the coding sequence TTGAAATTAAGCAATTTTTCGATAAGGAGACCCGTGTTTACGATCGTAACAATGTTCCTGATCCTCATATTGGGTACCGTATCTTTATTAAAAATACCTTTGAAATTGATACCGGACATCAACCCTCCTGTTGGTGTTGTCGTAGCTTCCTATCCGGGAGCAAGCCCTGCTGAAGTGGTTGAAAAGGTGACAAAGCCGTTGGAGCAAAGTCTATCGACGCTCCCTGGAATCAAAAAAATCCGGTCGACATCACAGGAAGGGTCCAATTTTATCCTTTTGGAATTTTCATGGAGCACCTCCATTGATGGTATTGAAAATGATGTACTCCAGCGAATCAATCAAACTCCCATTCCGGAAGATGTAGAACAGCCCAAGTTTTTGAAATTCGATCCTTCCCAATTTCCCATCATACAATTATCTTTAAGGTCAGAAACAGATGAAAAGGATTTGAAAAAGCTTTCGGAGAAATTGAAACAGGAGTTGACGAAGGTAAAAGGAGTTGCCAATGTCAATGTATCTGGAAGCTTCGTCGATCAAATCAACGTTCAACTCGATCAGGAGAAGCTTAAAAAATATAAGCTGAGCCAAACGGATGTAGTAAACACAATCCAGTCCAATAATATATCCATGCCAGGGGACACGGTGCTTACAAACGGGAAGGAACTCACGACAAGAGTGATCAGCTCGCTGCATGGGACAGATGATATAAAAAAATTAGTATTGAGCATCAATCCGTTAACCGGGAAAAAAATCCGGATAGAGGATGTTGCGTCCGTCGATCTGGGAAACAAAGATGAGCGGACGATTACGAGGAGCAATCAGAAGTCATCCTTGCTTTTGAGTGTGCTGCAGGAGTCTGATGCAAATACTGCGGATGTATCGAAAGAATTTCAAGGACAGCTGGCACGCTTGCTAAAAGAAAAGAGATACGAAGGAATCAAATCTGATATTTTATTTGATCAAGGAGATTACATCCAACAGGCGATCGGCAATATAGCCAGCTCACTTATCGTCGGAGGGCTATTCGCCATGCTGGTACTATTTCTTTTCCTGCGGAATATCAAGAGCCCGCTTATCATCGGGGTTGCCATCCCATACTCTGTCATCGTGACGTTTGTATTAATGTATTTCTCTCATTTTGCCTTGAATATCATGACCTTGGGAGCTCTTGCATTAGGCATTGGAATGCTGGTGGATAACGCCATCGTGGTCATTGAGAATATTTACAGGCACCTTTCGATGGGCAAGGATCCAAAGAAAGCTTCGATGGACGGAGCGAAAGAAGTGGGAGGGGCAATCACGGCATCCACATTAACGACCATTGCCGTATTCTTGCCGGTTGTATTTATCACGGGGTTGATCGGACAATTATTCACTCAATTTGCATTGACCATTTCTTTCAGTTTATTTGCTTCGTTGATTGTTGCTCTCACGGTAATACCGATGTTGGCGAGCCGCCTTCTTAAAACGCCTAAAGGGGATCCAGAAGCAAGGAGGCGGCGTTCAAAAGGAATGAATTTATTGGATCGATCGATAAGGTGGTCATTGAATCATCGAAAAACAGTATTGGGCCTATCGACTATATTATTGTTGGCTGGGACTCTTTGCCTGACAAAGGTGGGGATGGAATTCCTGCCTGCCACAGATGAAGGGACATTTACCATTGGTGTAAAGCTTGAGAATGGGACTTCCCTTTCTGAAACAAATAAAGTCGTTCAATCGATCGAAGGCCAATTAAAAAAAGAAAAAGATGTCGACGTATATGTAAGTCTTGTCGGTTCTACACAGGAGGATGCGTTCAGAGGCTCTGGAAGTACGAATGAAGCAGAAATTTATATTAAAATGAAGCCACTTAGCAAAAGAAATCGTTCTGTTTTTAAGTTTGTCGATGATATGAAGGGGAAGTTGAAGGATGCAGCAGCGAAAGTAAATCCCAGCTCAGAAATCACTTATAATTTACAATCTTCTTCAGGGACAAGCCCCCAAACCTTGACCTTCAGTGTCCAGGATACGGATTCAAAACGGCTGAACAATACAGTTCAGAAAATTTATGATTCACTGGAAGGAACAAAAGATATCAATGATATTTCAACGGACCAAATGGAACGCGTCAAGGAGATTCAAATTGATATCAAACGGGATGAAGCTTTGAAAGCTGGAATGGCCCCTGTCCAAATTGCTAAGATGGTGAACGATATTACAAGGGGAAAGATTGCCACCCAGATCATTTCCAATTCTTCAGATGTATACGGAGTTTTTGTCAAATATGATTCCAAGATAACGAGAAATCTGGAACAACTAAAGAAACTTCAATTGAAAAAACCTGATGGACAGTTTATCGCTTTGAATCAATTGGCAGATATTACAATTGGTGATGGGCCGGTGAAAATTGAACGAATCGATCAGCAAAATGCCGTTCAGTTCACCATAAAATATGATTCAAAAACAAATCTTGGCTCAATTTCCAATGTGGTAGACAACAAAATTGCACAATTGAATCTGCCTGGAGAGACGGAAATCACTTTTAGCGGTGATCGGCAATTGCTTGATGATTCCATCGACGATATGCTTTTGGCCATTGGATTGGCCATCGTATTGGTTTACATCGTAATGGCTGCACAGTTTGAATCATATAAATATCCATTTGTCATCATGTTCACCGTCCCGCTGATGATCATTGGCGTCGGGGCTGCCCTGTATGCCACCGGAACCTCCATCAGCGTATCATCGATTATCGGTGTCATTGTATTGGCAGGAATTGTCGTCAATAATGCCATCGTTATCGTCGAATATATAAATCAGAGGAAGGAAGAAGGTATGGACAGCTACGAAGCGATTGTCCTGTCGGTTAAAGATCGGGCAAGACCGATTCTGATGACGGCACTGACGACTATTTTAGGCTTAGTTCCATTGGCTTTGGGGATCGGAGAGGGCACTGAAATCAATCAGCCTATGGGAATTACGGTCATCGGTGGATTGGTCAGCTCGACATTTTTAACATTGTTTATCATTCCGGTTGTATACAGCTATTTTGATAAGAGTCTCCGAAAGAAATATAGATGGAATAGAAAATCGAGTTCGTTATAA
- the nhaC gene encoding Na+/H+ antiporter NhaC has translation MFRIKSIYTPKLSEAVGIIIAILLIMGFSIIKLEAAPHIPILISIMMLFLFGLGKKVAYKELEMGMAEGAKAGLPAIYLFFFIGILISSWMISGTIPTLIYSGFSIVTPKFFYALAFIVTSIVGVCIGSSLTTIATIGIAFLGISNALGLSEAITAGAIVSGAFFGDKMSPLSDTTNLASSIIKVDLFEHIRNMMWTTGPAFILSLLFFGVLSPDISEADLSKINHYQEGLLKTDLVHWYSIIPIVILLIMTVAKKPALLTLALSSVSAIVLSFIHHSAGGKELFNILFNGYVSHTGIDAVDSLLSRGGIDSMMFTISLVILALSMGGLLFTLGIIPVLLNRVEHLFTHSSRTIASAALTAIGINILVGEQYLSILLTGETFQSSFQKVGLARKNLSRVLEDAGTVINPLVPWSVCGVFISNVLGISTLSYLPFSIFCLLSPVLTILFGLTGKTLTFEDEEHKAVA, from the coding sequence ATGTTCAGAATTAAATCGATTTATACTCCAAAATTATCCGAAGCGGTCGGCATCATTATTGCCATTCTTTTGATTATGGGCTTCAGTATCATCAAGCTGGAGGCAGCTCCGCATATCCCCATTCTCATATCGATCATGATGCTGTTCTTATTTGGACTTGGAAAGAAGGTTGCCTATAAAGAGTTGGAAATGGGAATGGCAGAAGGGGCCAAAGCAGGGTTGCCGGCCATTTATCTTTTCTTTTTTATTGGGATCTTGATCAGTTCGTGGATGATCAGCGGAACGATCCCCACTTTGATATACAGTGGATTCAGCATCGTGACACCAAAGTTCTTTTACGCATTGGCATTCATCGTGACATCGATCGTCGGGGTATGCATCGGCAGTTCCTTGACGACCATTGCCACAATCGGCATCGCATTTCTTGGAATATCCAATGCTCTTGGGCTTTCAGAAGCAATCACAGCTGGTGCGATTGTGTCTGGGGCATTCTTCGGTGATAAAATGTCTCCGTTGTCAGATACCACGAATTTAGCCTCATCCATCATCAAAGTGGATTTATTCGAGCATATCCGCAATATGATGTGGACGACTGGACCTGCTTTTATATTATCACTGCTTTTCTTCGGGGTTCTCTCACCGGATATATCTGAGGCCGACCTAAGTAAGATCAACCATTATCAAGAAGGGCTATTGAAAACAGATCTTGTCCATTGGTACAGCATCATTCCGATTGTCATCCTATTGATCATGACAGTGGCCAAAAAGCCTGCCCTGCTGACACTTGCATTAAGTTCCGTATCGGCAATCGTTCTGTCATTCATTCATCATTCTGCAGGAGGCAAAGAGCTGTTCAATATTTTATTTAACGGGTATGTGTCTCATACAGGAATTGATGCAGTCGATTCTCTACTATCAAGAGGCGGAATTGATAGTATGATGTTTACCATTTCTCTTGTCATTCTCGCTTTGAGTATGGGAGGCCTGTTGTTCACGCTAGGTATCATCCCGGTGCTTTTAAATAGAGTAGAGCATCTCTTTACCCATAGTTCGCGGACGATCGCTTCAGCGGCGCTGACGGCCATCGGCATCAATATTTTAGTGGGGGAACAGTATCTTTCCATTTTATTGACCGGTGAGACATTTCAATCTTCATTCCAAAAAGTCGGATTGGCCAGAAAAAATTTATCACGAGTATTGGAAGACGCCGGAACTGTCATCAATCCGCTGGTTCCTTGGAGTGTGTGCGGAGTATTCATATCGAACGTCCTTGGAATTTCCACATTATCCTATTTACCGTTTTCAATCTTTTGTCTGCTTTCCCCTGTTTTGACGATTCTATTTGGTTTGACAGGTAAAACATTGACATTCGAGGACGAAGAACATAAAGCAGTTGCATAA
- a CDS encoding GNAT family N-acetyltransferase has translation MKIVSLSIISVEERKEFFFEHWGSEEMVLSSGIFQCSTLPGFACMLDENIIGLVSYFERQEYLEVISLDARNEGKGIGSKLLYEVEQLALTLGKKYISLITTNDNIRAIAFYQKRGYRLIEIKENAVNEARKMKPNIPLVAQNGIPIIDEIVLKKVLY, from the coding sequence ATGAAGATTGTTTCGCTTTCCATCATATCCGTTGAAGAACGCAAGGAATTCTTTTTCGAGCATTGGGGATCTGAGGAGATGGTCCTTTCCAGTGGGATTTTTCAATGTTCCACATTGCCTGGGTTTGCCTGCATGTTAGATGAAAATATAATTGGACTTGTCTCATATTTTGAAAGGCAGGAATATTTAGAAGTCATTTCATTGGATGCCAGGAATGAAGGGAAGGGCATAGGAAGCAAATTATTATATGAAGTTGAACAACTGGCTCTCACATTAGGAAAGAAGTACATTTCCCTGATAACTACCAATGACAATATTAGGGCGATTGCCTTCTATCAAAAAAGAGGGTACCGTTTGATAGAAATTAAAGAGAATGCAGTCAATGAAGCAAGGAAGATGAAACCAAATATCCCACTCGTTGCTCAAAACGGCATTCCAATCATTGACGAAATCGTTTTGAAGAAAGTTCTATATTAA
- a CDS encoding EAL domain-containing protein — MKTTCFHCGIPFTFLSQGFFLLKKAENDGRQMKELSNLGFLQQSMNTYYYHFEQFQELIAIMEACNKINMFEGVQVGISRTKETNKWFTFETFLLYLRNKEMIEFIQYGGMVSHLQPIVDMQNLGIYGYESLLRSEDEGANINPSQLFQLADRTGLHSLLDKRARETAIKTRHGSIPDGIKSFINFLPSTIYNPEYCLRHTFQIVEQYKVQPEDLVFEVVETEKIEDVHHLQSVLDRYKREGMKVALDDVGTGFATIDMLSRLQPDYVKIDREYISFCDRDGRKQNFLNEVIELAEKLGFIILAEGIERMEEWYYCRDAGIHLGQGYLIGKPSLHPKMTGTFWCEVQ; from the coding sequence ATGAAAACTACTTGTTTCCATTGCGGAATACCCTTTACTTTTTTAAGTCAAGGGTTTTTTCTGCTTAAAAAGGCTGAGAATGATGGACGTCAAATGAAGGAATTGAGCAATTTAGGCTTTTTACAACAAAGTATGAATACATATTATTATCATTTTGAACAGTTTCAAGAGTTAATTGCAATCATGGAAGCATGCAATAAAATCAATATGTTTGAAGGGGTGCAGGTTGGAATATCCCGAACGAAAGAAACAAATAAGTGGTTTACCTTCGAGACATTCTTGCTGTATTTAAGGAATAAAGAAATGATTGAGTTCATTCAATATGGTGGGATGGTAAGCCATCTCCAGCCAATAGTCGATATGCAAAACCTCGGAATCTATGGATATGAGTCCCTTTTACGGTCAGAAGATGAAGGGGCGAATATTAATCCATCCCAATTGTTTCAGCTCGCAGATCGTACCGGCCTCCATTCCTTGCTTGATAAGCGTGCCAGGGAAACAGCTATTAAAACAAGACATGGATCCATTCCTGATGGGATTAAAAGCTTTATTAATTTCCTGCCCTCAACGATTTATAATCCAGAATATTGCCTGCGTCATACATTCCAAATAGTCGAGCAATACAAGGTTCAGCCTGAGGATTTAGTTTTTGAAGTGGTGGAAACTGAAAAAATTGAAGATGTACATCATTTGCAGAGTGTTCTCGATCGATATAAAAGGGAAGGGATGAAAGTAGCGCTCGATGATGTTGGGACAGGCTTTGCAACCATTGACATGCTCTCACGCCTTCAGCCTGACTATGTAAAGATTGATAGAGAGTATATCTCGTTCTGTGACAGGGATGGAAGGAAACAAAACTTTTTAAATGAAGTGATTGAATTAGCTGAAAAACTGGGGTTTATCATTTTGGCTGAAGGAATTGAAAGAATGGAAGAATGGTATTATTGCCGGGATGCAGGAATTCACTTAGGGCAGGGCTATTTAATCGGAAAGCCGTCGCTTCACCCTAAAATGACCGGCACATTTTGGTGTGAGGTACAATAA